The Lysobacter capsici genome has a segment encoding these proteins:
- a CDS encoding helix-turn-helix domain-containing protein translates to MPAKRSKHLTSAAPTTTHNPGVALRALRRQRGWTLAEIGARTGLPISTLSKIENGKMSLSFDKLTRIAQGLEVDIGELFSSQSPVGNDTFSGRRSITRAGEGYAIRTEHYDHLYPASELLNKRLVPIIAEVHARSLEEFGELIRHTGEEFALVLEGVIELHSELYAPARLEAGDSIYFDSAMGHAYIAAAPGPCRVLAVCSGGESHLRDAMLRQNGAEAARPAAGRGARKPRADDA, encoded by the coding sequence ATGCCCGCCAAGCGCAGCAAGCACCTCACCTCCGCCGCGCCGACCACCACCCACAACCCGGGCGTGGCCCTGCGCGCGCTGCGCCGTCAGCGCGGCTGGACCCTGGCCGAGATCGGCGCGCGCACCGGTCTGCCGATTTCGACCCTGTCCAAGATCGAGAACGGCAAGATGTCGCTGAGCTTCGACAAGCTCACCCGCATCGCCCAGGGGCTGGAAGTCGATATCGGCGAATTGTTCTCGTCGCAGTCGCCGGTCGGCAACGACACCTTCAGCGGACGCCGCAGCATCACCCGCGCCGGCGAGGGCTATGCGATCCGCACCGAACACTACGATCACCTGTACCCGGCTTCGGAACTGCTCAACAAGCGGCTGGTGCCGATCATCGCCGAGGTCCACGCGCGCTCGCTGGAAGAGTTCGGCGAACTGATCCGCCACACCGGCGAGGAATTCGCGCTGGTGCTGGAGGGCGTGATCGAACTGCACAGCGAGCTGTACGCGCCGGCGCGGCTGGAGGCCGGCGACTCGATCTATTTCGACAGCGCGATGGGCCACGCCTACATCGCCGCCGCGCCCGGCCCCTGCCGCGTGCTCGCGGTGTGCTCGGGCGGCGAGTCGCATCTGCGCGACGCGATGCTGCGCCAGAACGGCGCCGAGGCCGCGCGCCCGGCCGCCGGCCGCGGCGCCAGGAAACCGCGCGCCGACGACGCCTGA
- a CDS encoding S9 family peptidase gives MSLTTPAFAAPAAPVAGRLTLEALTGDAPLSGPSLVKPKIAPDGSRVGFLRGKARDKNRLDLWAYDIASGKTTLLVDSDDVLPGAEVLSDAEKARRERQRIAALSGIVDYQWSPDGKRLLFPLGGELYLYDLAKTGKAAVRKLTHGEGFATDPKLSPKGGFVSFVRERNLWVIDLADGKATQLTKDGSDIIGNGVAEFVADEEMDRHTGYWWAPDDSAIAFARIDESPVPVQKRYEVYPDRTDVVEQRYPAAGDPNVRVRLLVARVGAQAAAPSEIDLGKEQDIYLARVDWRDADRVTFQRQSRDQHKLELIEADLRSGKQRTLITETSKTWVPLHNDLRFLKDDRILWNSERSGYEHLYLLSADGKQAQALTSGEWPVDTVLAVDEDAGQVYFAAGKDSPLDSQVYRVPLSGGAIERISKADGYHSPSFALNASVFVDAWSNPTTPPQLELYRNDGTRIAALIANDLDDAKHPFAPYRAAQRPIEYGEIQAADGKTALHYSLIKPSGFDAGKRYPVVVNVYGGPASQTVKRVWSPDFNQYLAQHGYVVFSVDNRGTPRRGAAFGGALYRKQGTVEVADQLKGVEWLKSQPWVDGDKIGVYGWSNGGYMTLMLLAKASNAYACGVAGAPVTDWGLYDSHYTERYMGLPKSNPDGYREGRVLEHLDGLTSKLLLIHGMADDNVLFTNSTVLMSALQQRGQPFELMTYPGAKHGLRGRDNLHRFRLTEDFFDRCLKR, from the coding sequence ATGTCGCTGACCACCCCCGCCTTCGCTGCTCCGGCCGCACCCGTCGCCGGCCGCTTGACGCTTGAAGCGCTCACCGGCGACGCGCCGCTGTCCGGCCCCAGCCTGGTCAAGCCGAAGATCGCGCCGGACGGCAGCCGGGTCGGTTTCCTGCGCGGCAAGGCCCGCGACAAGAACCGCCTGGATCTGTGGGCCTACGACATCGCCAGCGGCAAGACCACGCTGCTGGTCGATTCCGACGACGTGCTGCCGGGCGCGGAAGTGCTCAGCGACGCCGAGAAGGCGCGCCGCGAACGCCAGCGCATCGCCGCGCTGTCGGGCATCGTCGATTACCAGTGGTCGCCCGACGGCAAGCGCCTGCTGTTTCCGCTCGGCGGCGAGCTGTACCTGTACGACCTGGCCAAGACCGGCAAGGCCGCGGTGCGCAAGCTCACCCACGGCGAAGGCTTCGCCACCGATCCCAAGCTGTCGCCCAAGGGCGGCTTCGTCAGCTTCGTGCGCGAGCGCAACCTGTGGGTGATCGATCTGGCCGACGGCAAGGCGACGCAGCTTACGAAGGACGGCAGCGACATCATCGGCAACGGCGTGGCCGAATTCGTCGCCGACGAGGAAATGGACCGTCACACCGGTTACTGGTGGGCGCCCGACGATTCGGCGATCGCGTTCGCGCGCATCGACGAATCGCCGGTGCCGGTGCAAAAGCGCTACGAGGTCTATCCCGATCGCACCGACGTGGTCGAGCAGCGCTATCCGGCCGCGGGCGATCCCAACGTGCGCGTGCGCCTGCTGGTCGCGCGCGTCGGCGCGCAGGCCGCCGCGCCGAGCGAGATCGACCTGGGCAAGGAACAGGACATCTATCTGGCGCGCGTGGATTGGCGCGACGCCGACCGCGTCACCTTCCAGCGCCAGTCGCGCGACCAGCACAAACTCGAATTGATCGAAGCCGATCTGCGCAGCGGCAAGCAACGCACGCTGATCACCGAAACCTCCAAGACCTGGGTGCCGCTGCACAACGATCTGCGCTTCCTCAAGGACGACCGCATCCTGTGGAACAGCGAGCGCAGCGGTTACGAACATCTGTACCTGCTCTCGGCCGACGGCAAGCAGGCGCAGGCGCTGACTTCGGGCGAATGGCCGGTGGACACCGTGCTCGCGGTCGATGAAGACGCCGGCCAGGTGTACTTCGCCGCGGGCAAGGATTCGCCGCTGGATTCGCAGGTGTATCGCGTGCCGCTGAGCGGCGGCGCGATCGAGCGCATCAGCAAGGCCGACGGTTATCACAGCCCGAGCTTCGCCCTCAACGCCAGCGTGTTCGTCGATGCCTGGTCGAACCCGACCACGCCGCCGCAACTGGAGCTGTACCGCAACGACGGCACCCGCATCGCCGCGTTGATCGCCAACGATCTCGACGACGCCAAGCATCCGTTCGCGCCGTACCGCGCCGCGCAGCGGCCGATCGAATACGGCGAAATCCAGGCCGCCGACGGCAAGACCGCGCTGCACTACAGCCTGATCAAGCCCAGCGGGTTCGATGCGGGCAAGCGCTATCCGGTGGTGGTCAACGTGTACGGCGGCCCGGCCTCGCAGACGGTCAAGCGGGTGTGGTCGCCGGATTTCAATCAGTACCTCGCGCAGCACGGCTATGTGGTGTTCTCGGTCGACAACCGCGGCACGCCGCGGCGCGGCGCGGCGTTCGGTGGCGCGCTGTATCGCAAGCAGGGCACGGTCGAAGTGGCCGATCAGCTCAAGGGCGTGGAGTGGTTGAAGTCGCAGCCGTGGGTCGATGGCGACAAGATCGGCGTGTACGGCTGGTCGAACGGCGGCTACATGACCCTGATGCTGCTGGCGAAGGCGAGCAACGCCTACGCCTGCGGCGTCGCCGGCGCGCCGGTCACCGATTGGGGCCTGTACGACAGCCATTACACCGAGCGTTACATGGGCCTGCCGAAGAGCAACCCCGATGGCTATCGCGAAGGGCGCGTGCTCGAGCATCTGGACGGCTTGACCTCCAAGCTGCTGCTGATCCACGGCATGGCCGACGACAACGTGCTGTTCACCAATTCCACCGTGTTGATGAGCGCCTTGCAGCAGCGGGGGCAGCCGTTCGAGTTGATGACGTATCCGGGTGCGAAGCACGGCTTGCGCGGGCGCGACAATCTGCATCGGTTTCGCTTGACCGAGGATTTTTTTGATCGGTGCTTGAAGCGCTGA
- a CDS encoding glutathione binding-like protein, which yields MIDLHYWPTPNGHKITLFLEEANEAGAALEYSIKPVDIGAGDQFKPEFLAISPNNRMPAIVDHAPSDGGAAISVFESGAILQYLAAKTGRFSPGDVRGQVEVNEWLFWQVGGYGPMLGQNHHFTRYAPEQVPYAIDRYQRETERLYGVLDRRLAGREFIAADTLSLADFACHPWAHEHAWHHVDLARYPNVQRWHDELAARPAFQRAYEMGKVYRADKTMTDEMRRHLFGSPAQPT from the coding sequence ATGATCGACCTGCATTACTGGCCCACGCCCAACGGCCACAAGATCACCTTGTTTCTGGAAGAGGCCAACGAGGCCGGCGCGGCGCTGGAGTATTCGATCAAGCCGGTCGATATCGGCGCGGGCGATCAGTTCAAGCCCGAATTCCTGGCGATTTCGCCGAACAACCGCATGCCCGCGATCGTCGACCATGCGCCGTCGGATGGCGGCGCGGCGATCAGCGTTTTCGAATCCGGCGCGATTTTGCAGTATCTGGCGGCCAAGACCGGCCGCTTCTCGCCCGGCGACGTGCGCGGCCAGGTCGAAGTCAACGAATGGCTGTTCTGGCAGGTCGGCGGCTACGGCCCGATGCTCGGCCAGAATCACCATTTCACCCGCTACGCGCCCGAGCAGGTGCCATACGCGATCGACCGCTACCAGCGCGAGACCGAGCGCCTGTACGGCGTGCTCGACCGGCGTCTGGCCGGGCGCGAGTTCATCGCCGCCGATACACTCAGCCTCGCCGATTTCGCCTGCCACCCCTGGGCCCACGAACACGCATGGCACCATGTCGACTTGGCCCGCTATCCGAACGTGCAGCGCTGGCACGACGAACTGGCCGCGCGCCCGGCCTTCCAGCGGGCCTACGAAATGGGCAAGGTGTACCGCGCCGACAAGACCATGACCGATGAAATGCGCCGCCATCTGTTCGGCTCGCCGGCGCAGCCCACCTGA
- the uvrD gene encoding DNA helicase II yields MDVSHLLDALNPAQREAVSAPAGHYLVLAGAGSGKTRVLTHRIAWLNEVFGVPNHGILAVTFTNKAAGEMRARVDAQLPRGARGMWIGTFHGLAHRLLRLHWQEAKLPEGFQVLDSDDQLRLVKRVVQALELDETRFPPRQIAWWINAQKDEGRRPRNIQPANDDWADVMLRCYEAYQERCERAGLVDFAELLLRAHELLRDNPALLTHYRTRFREILVDEFQDTNAIQYAFVRVLAGDSGHVFVVGDDDQAIYGWRGAKVENVQKFLRDFPGAQTIRLEQNYRSSANILDAANAVIAHNPDRLGKKLWTDTGHGEPIDLYAAYNEMDEARFVIERLRQWVRDGGSYGDVAILYRSNAQSRAYEEALLSEQVPYRVYGGQRFFERAEIKDTLAYLRLLTNRADDAAFERAVNTPTRGIGDRTLDEVRKRARAEAVSLWDAVRLVAAENVLAARARNALAGFMALIEALESDVVDMPLPEKIDHVLQRSGLRDHYANESRGQLDSRTDNLDELVSVASRFSRSDEDEAAAMPELIAFLSYAALEAGEGQAQAGEDGVQLMTLHSAKGLEFPLVFLGGLEEGLFPSSRSTEESGRLEEERRLAYVGITRAREKLVLSYAETRRIHGMETYGSPSRFLREIPSQLLHEVRPKVQVSRPMYNNSGRRDGGGLNRGHAAIEAPPVKLGAQVRHASFGTGTVTDYEGSGAHARVQVNFDDVGSKWLVLAYANLVPA; encoded by the coding sequence ATGGACGTATCGCACCTGCTCGACGCACTCAATCCGGCCCAGCGCGAAGCCGTTTCGGCGCCCGCCGGCCATTATCTGGTCCTCGCGGGCGCCGGCAGCGGCAAGACCCGCGTGCTGACCCACCGCATCGCCTGGCTCAACGAAGTCTTCGGCGTGCCCAACCACGGCATCCTCGCGGTGACGTTTACCAACAAGGCGGCCGGCGAGATGCGAGCGCGCGTCGACGCGCAGCTGCCGCGCGGCGCGCGCGGCATGTGGATCGGCACCTTCCATGGCCTGGCCCATCGCCTGCTGCGCCTGCACTGGCAGGAGGCCAAGCTGCCCGAAGGCTTCCAGGTGCTCGACAGCGACGATCAGCTGCGCCTGGTCAAGCGCGTGGTGCAGGCGTTGGAGCTGGACGAAACCCGCTTCCCGCCGCGCCAGATCGCCTGGTGGATCAACGCGCAGAAGGACGAGGGCCGGCGCCCGCGCAACATCCAGCCGGCCAACGACGATTGGGCCGACGTGATGCTGCGCTGTTACGAGGCCTATCAGGAGCGCTGCGAGCGCGCCGGTCTGGTCGATTTCGCCGAGCTGCTGCTGCGCGCGCATGAACTGCTGCGCGACAACCCGGCCTTGCTCACTCACTACCGGACCCGTTTCCGCGAGATCTTGGTCGACGAATTCCAGGACACCAACGCGATCCAGTATGCCTTCGTGCGCGTGCTGGCCGGCGACAGCGGCCATGTGTTCGTGGTCGGCGACGACGATCAGGCGATCTACGGCTGGCGCGGCGCCAAGGTCGAGAACGTGCAGAAATTCCTGCGCGATTTCCCCGGCGCGCAGACCATCCGCCTGGAGCAGAACTACCGCTCCAGCGCCAACATCCTCGACGCCGCCAACGCGGTCATCGCTCACAACCCCGACCGCCTGGGCAAGAAACTGTGGACCGACACCGGCCACGGCGAGCCGATCGATCTGTACGCGGCTTACAACGAGATGGACGAGGCGCGGTTCGTGATCGAGCGCCTGCGCCAGTGGGTGCGCGACGGCGGCAGCTACGGCGACGTGGCGATCCTCTACCGCAGCAACGCGCAATCGCGCGCCTACGAAGAAGCCTTGTTGTCCGAACAGGTGCCGTACCGCGTGTACGGCGGCCAGCGCTTCTTCGAGCGCGCCGAAATCAAGGACACGCTGGCCTATCTGCGCCTGCTGACCAACCGCGCCGACGACGCCGCGTTCGAACGCGCGGTCAACACCCCGACCCGCGGCATCGGCGACCGTACCCTGGACGAAGTGCGCAAACGCGCGCGCGCCGAGGCGGTGTCGCTGTGGGACGCGGTGCGGCTGGTGGCGGCCGAGAACGTGCTCGCCGCGCGCGCGCGCAATGCGCTGGCCGGGTTCATGGCGCTGATCGAAGCGCTCGAGAGCGATGTCGTCGACATGCCGCTGCCGGAGAAGATCGACCACGTGCTGCAACGCTCGGGCTTGCGCGATCACTACGCCAACGAGTCGCGCGGCCAGCTCGATTCGCGCACCGACAACCTCGACGAACTGGTCTCGGTCGCCTCGCGCTTCAGCCGCAGCGACGAAGACGAAGCCGCGGCGATGCCGGAACTGATCGCCTTCCTCAGCTACGCCGCGCTCGAGGCCGGCGAAGGCCAGGCCCAGGCCGGCGAGGACGGCGTGCAGCTGATGACCTTGCACAGCGCCAAGGGCCTGGAGTTTCCGCTGGTGTTCCTCGGCGGCCTGGAAGAGGGGCTGTTTCCGAGCAGCCGTTCGACCGAGGAGTCCGGTCGGCTGGAAGAGGAGCGGCGCCTGGCGTACGTCGGCATCACCCGTGCGCGCGAAAAATTGGTGCTGAGCTACGCCGAAACCCGGCGCATCCACGGCATGGAGACCTACGGCTCGCCGTCGCGCTTCCTGCGCGAGATTCCGAGCCAGTTGCTGCACGAGGTGCGGCCGAAGGTGCAGGTGTCGCGGCCGATGTACAACAACTCAGGGCGTCGCGACGGCGGCGGCCTTAACCGCGGCCACGCGGCGATCGAAGCGCCGCCGGTCAAGCTGGGCGCGCAGGTGCGTCATGCGAGTTTCGGCACCGGCACGGTCACCGATTACGAAGGCAGCGGCGCGCATGCGCGGGTGCAGGTGAATTTCGATGACGTCGGCAGCAAGTGGCTGGTGTTGGCGTATGCGAATCTGGTTCCGGCGTGA
- a CDS encoding TIGR00645 family protein has translation MTDPKINRLNPLPALIFSSRWLQLPLYLGLIVAQGVYVFQFVKELVHLVQDATTLTEQGIMLIVLGLIDVVMISNLLVMVIVGGYETFVSRLHLEGHPDQPEWLSHVNASVLKVKLAMAIIGISSIHLLKTFIGAGNLGLPLCGSPEAFTAAQAAAQATANGVANATARCSELTSEGVMWQSLIHFLFIISAIGIAWTDKLMSTTVAKPGKNAH, from the coding sequence ATGACCGATCCCAAGATCAACCGACTCAACCCCCTGCCGGCCCTGATCTTCAGTTCGCGCTGGCTGCAGCTGCCGCTGTACCTGGGCCTGATCGTCGCCCAGGGCGTCTACGTGTTCCAGTTCGTCAAGGAACTGGTCCACCTCGTGCAGGATGCGACGACCCTGACCGAGCAGGGCATCATGCTGATCGTGCTGGGTCTGATCGACGTGGTGATGATCTCCAACCTGCTGGTGATGGTGATCGTCGGCGGCTACGAGACCTTCGTGTCGCGCCTGCATCTGGAAGGCCATCCCGATCAGCCCGAATGGCTGAGCCACGTCAACGCGAGCGTGCTCAAGGTCAAGCTGGCGATGGCGATCATCGGCATCTCCTCGATCCACCTGCTCAAGACCTTCATCGGCGCCGGCAACCTCGGCCTGCCGTTGTGCGGCTCACCCGAAGCGTTCACCGCGGCGCAGGCGGCGGCCCAGGCCACCGCGAACGGCGTCGCCAACGCGACCGCGCGCTGCTCGGAGCTGACCTCCGAAGGCGTGATGTGGCAGTCGCTGATCCACTTCCTGTTCATCATCTCGGCGATCGGCATCGCCTGGACCGACAAGCTGATGAGCACCACGGTGGCCAAGCCCGGCAAGAACGCGCACTGA
- a CDS encoding TonB-dependent receptor plug domain-containing protein, translating into MRSPRRPSLHHRALSAALLAALAGPALAIDTLAPAGPGGASDAATELDRVTVTGDIAYRDRSEATAPTLSYGLDYFQRFEPLTVGDMLKRVPSVGFVSDVLEFDGARLRGLDPGYTQILINGKKVPGAGGDRSFYVDRIPAELVERIEIIRSPSANRSGDAVAGALNIVLRDAYQFDGGYLRTGAAYFDDGEVKPVFGAVGSGDVAGGRLLGGVNVQGRHNPKRKRSDRFDAPDGDFVDREDQSDVRDGTDYSGNLSYSREIGTGKLSLDGFYVRTDRTETEHSLEYNDPATRARDHLLSVNDQKVDIKQRNATLNASYAFDMAGGRSEIDLGYARFDDKRFDTEQEIGYDDEDTPPSFDGFEGTRILGDTRDSELSFKLAHTRALGAAKMEFGVDGLDKRRKTSLRTSEVEAEDEGEPLPPYEDFSVQRSRIEERRIDPYLMFSGKHERIDWETGLRYETTRSKIVSSAEEGDDRRRDQKDYGLLLPSAHLRYNLTEHDRLSASLARTVRRPNFDQLLPLTLEEEYGDNDFLGNPALRPETAWGLDLGYERRLGKRGVVGINLFYRKVRDLIEIVGTGRPSATALDDHEDAIEEFLDENPGAGPGTPGYPVLDPDSFVFTAANVGDARVYGAEFDLSTPLTALGLPDTGVFLNYSWLDSEVDDDFGRRRFNNQPSSVLNVGFIQDLPSLGMSFGASYRRQGDAYSRLLGEEVSTHYGADLEAFVEKRFGSRVAVRLTGSNLLNASKDEAFNKFNTLAEQVDREYDEYERESEKAGRVYQVVVRYAF; encoded by the coding sequence ATGCGCAGTCCGCGACGTCCCTCGCTTCACCATCGCGCACTCAGCGCCGCGCTGTTGGCCGCGCTCGCCGGCCCGGCGCTCGCGATCGATACGCTCGCGCCGGCCGGCCCCGGCGGCGCGAGCGACGCGGCGACCGAGCTCGATCGCGTCACCGTCACCGGCGATATCGCCTACCGCGACCGCAGCGAGGCGACCGCGCCGACCCTGAGCTACGGCCTGGACTACTTCCAGCGTTTCGAACCGCTGACCGTGGGCGACATGCTCAAGCGCGTGCCGAGCGTGGGGTTCGTGTCCGACGTGCTCGAATTCGACGGCGCGCGTCTGCGTGGCCTGGACCCGGGCTACACCCAGATCCTGATCAACGGCAAGAAAGTGCCCGGCGCCGGCGGCGATCGTTCGTTCTATGTCGACCGCATCCCGGCCGAACTGGTCGAACGCATCGAAATCATCCGCAGCCCCAGCGCGAACCGCTCCGGCGACGCGGTGGCCGGCGCGCTCAACATCGTGCTGCGCGACGCCTACCAGTTCGACGGCGGCTATCTGCGCACCGGCGCGGCCTACTTCGACGACGGCGAGGTCAAGCCGGTGTTCGGCGCGGTCGGCAGTGGCGATGTCGCCGGCGGCCGCCTGCTCGGCGGCGTCAACGTGCAGGGCCGCCATAATCCCAAGCGCAAGCGCAGCGATCGCTTCGACGCGCCCGACGGCGATTTCGTCGACCGCGAAGACCAGAGCGACGTACGCGACGGCACCGACTACTCCGGCAACCTGTCCTACAGCCGCGAGATCGGCACCGGCAAGCTGAGCCTGGACGGCTTCTATGTGCGCACCGACCGCACCGAGACCGAGCACTCGCTGGAGTACAACGACCCGGCCACCCGCGCGCGCGATCATCTGCTGTCGGTCAACGACCAGAAAGTCGACATCAAGCAGCGCAACGCCACGCTCAATGCGAGCTACGCCTTCGACATGGCCGGCGGCCGCAGTGAGATCGACCTGGGTTATGCGCGCTTCGACGACAAGCGCTTCGACACCGAGCAGGAGATCGGCTACGACGACGAAGACACGCCGCCCTCGTTCGATGGCTTCGAAGGCACCCGCATCCTCGGCGACACCCGCGATAGCGAGCTGAGCTTCAAGCTCGCGCATACGCGCGCGCTCGGCGCGGCGAAGATGGAATTCGGCGTCGACGGGCTGGACAAGCGCCGCAAGACTTCATTGCGCACCAGCGAGGTCGAAGCCGAGGACGAAGGCGAGCCGTTGCCGCCCTACGAGGATTTCAGTGTCCAGCGCAGCCGCATCGAGGAGCGCCGGATCGACCCGTACCTGATGTTTTCCGGCAAGCACGAACGGATCGACTGGGAAACCGGCCTGCGCTACGAGACCACGCGTTCGAAGATCGTCAGCAGCGCCGAAGAAGGCGACGACAGACGTCGCGACCAGAAGGATTACGGCCTGCTGCTGCCGTCCGCGCATCTGCGCTACAACCTGACCGAGCACGACCGGCTCAGCGCATCGCTCGCGCGCACGGTGCGCCGCCCGAATTTCGATCAACTGCTTCCGCTGACTTTGGAAGAGGAATACGGCGACAACGATTTCCTCGGCAATCCCGCGCTGCGACCGGAAACCGCATGGGGCCTGGACCTGGGCTACGAGCGCCGGCTCGGCAAGCGAGGCGTGGTCGGGATCAACCTGTTCTACCGCAAGGTGCGCGACCTGATCGAAATCGTCGGCACCGGCCGGCCTAGCGCGACCGCGCTGGACGATCATGAGGATGCGATCGAAGAGTTCCTCGACGAGAACCCGGGCGCCGGCCCGGGCACGCCGGGCTACCCGGTACTGGATCCGGACAGCTTCGTGTTCACCGCCGCCAACGTCGGCGACGCGCGCGTCTACGGCGCCGAATTCGACCTGTCGACGCCGTTGACCGCCCTGGGCCTGCCCGACACCGGCGTGTTCCTCAATTACTCGTGGCTCGACAGCGAAGTCGACGACGATTTCGGCCGGCGCCGTTTCAACAACCAGCCCAGCTCGGTGCTCAACGTCGGTTTCATCCAGGACCTGCCGTCGCTGGGGATGTCGTTCGGCGCGAGTTACCGGCGCCAGGGCGATGCCTATTCGCGCCTGCTCGGCGAGGAAGTGTCGACCCATTACGGCGCCGATCTGGAAGCTTTCGTCGAGAAGCGCTTCGGCTCGCGGGTCGCGGTGCGGCTGACCGGTTCGAATCTTTTGAACGCGTCGAAGGATGAGGCGTTCAACAAGTTCAATACGCTCGCGGAGCAGGTCGATCGCGAGTACGACGAGTATGAGCGGGAGAGCGAGAAGGCTGGGCGGGTGTATCAGGTGGTTGTGCGGTATGCGTTTTGA
- a CDS encoding DUF885 domain-containing protein has translation MKPLVLAVALALSAPVLVLSAAPAHAADAAKSDTQAKAPAAKPSPAWVETSNRYTQILIKAQADFAPEGFSFFGIPGYDDKVTDLKPQVNQRFRAAMAKAKSELREKLQVERDPNVRQDLEILIGAIDDNVEGNELNERLMLPWFDAPQTVFSGINGLLSDQTPPERRAQALARLQAYVGLAPGSEPLTALARQRYEERLAADSSLLQPTKLEVDQALGNVDTYVAGIRKLFDKYKIQGAEPALKAMETQLREYGQWTRGAVLPKARSDARLPPELYAYQLKQYGIDIDPQLLMRRAQVEFMETRAAMRQLAPLVAQAKGLKVADPHDYVAVIRALKQDTIPNDQLEPRYRKVIDAIDPIIRKEQIVDVPQRPMVMRLGSDAESASQPAPHFLPAPLVGNTGQQGQFVLPVAVPNPSGKTLHYDDFNYESAAWTLSAHEGRPGHELQFTAMIERGISLARSMFAFNSVNVEGWALYAEAEMVPYEPLDGQLIALQFRLLRASRAMLDPMLNLGLIDRASAGKLLQEQVGFSEAMTKQELDRYMFNAPGQAGSYFYGYSRILELRMQTELATGDRFDRLKFNNFLLDQGLLPPALLAKAVQENFVPAQNKTKR, from the coding sequence ATGAAGCCGCTCGTTCTCGCCGTCGCCCTGGCGCTGTCCGCGCCCGTCCTGGTCCTGTCCGCCGCGCCCGCGCACGCCGCCGATGCGGCCAAATCCGACACCCAAGCCAAGGCGCCCGCCGCCAAACCCTCGCCGGCCTGGGTCGAAACGAGCAACCGCTACACCCAGATCCTGATCAAGGCCCAGGCCGATTTCGCCCCGGAAGGCTTCTCCTTCTTCGGCATTCCCGGCTACGACGACAAGGTCACCGACCTCAAGCCGCAGGTGAACCAGCGCTTCCGCGCCGCCATGGCCAAGGCCAAGAGCGAGCTGCGCGAGAAGCTGCAGGTCGAACGCGATCCCAACGTGCGCCAGGATCTGGAAATCCTGATCGGCGCGATCGACGACAACGTCGAGGGCAACGAACTCAACGAACGCCTGATGCTGCCGTGGTTCGACGCGCCGCAGACGGTGTTCTCCGGCATCAACGGCCTGCTCTCCGACCAGACCCCGCCCGAACGCCGCGCCCAGGCGCTCGCGCGCCTGCAAGCCTATGTCGGCCTGGCGCCGGGCAGCGAACCGCTGACCGCCCTCGCCCGCCAGCGCTACGAAGAACGCCTGGCCGCCGATTCCAGCCTGCTGCAGCCGACCAAGCTCGAAGTCGATCAGGCCCTGGGCAACGTCGACACCTACGTCGCCGGCATCCGCAAGCTGTTCGACAAATACAAGATCCAGGGCGCCGAGCCCGCGCTCAAGGCGATGGAAACCCAGTTGCGCGAATACGGCCAGTGGACCCGCGGCGCGGTGCTGCCCAAGGCGCGCAGCGACGCGCGCCTGCCGCCGGAGTTGTACGCATATCAGCTCAAGCAGTACGGCATCGACATCGATCCGCAGCTGCTGATGCGCCGCGCCCAGGTCGAATTCATGGAAACCCGCGCGGCGATGCGCCAGCTCGCGCCGCTGGTGGCGCAGGCCAAGGGCCTGAAGGTCGCCGATCCGCACGATTACGTCGCGGTGATCCGCGCGCTCAAGCAGGACACCATTCCCAACGATCAGCTCGAACCGCGCTACCGCAAGGTCATCGACGCGATCGATCCGATCATCCGCAAGGAACAGATCGTCGACGTGCCGCAGCGGCCGATGGTGATGCGCCTGGGCAGCGACGCCGAGTCGGCCTCGCAGCCGGCGCCGCACTTCCTGCCCGCGCCGCTGGTCGGCAACACCGGTCAGCAGGGCCAGTTCGTGCTGCCGGTGGCGGTGCCCAATCCGTCCGGCAAGACCCTGCACTACGACGACTTCAACTACGAATCGGCGGCGTGGACCTTGTCGGCGCACGAAGGCCGCCCGGGCCATGAGCTGCAGTTCACCGCGATGATCGAGCGCGGCATTTCGCTGGCGCGTTCGATGTTCGCGTTCAACTCGGTCAACGTCGAAGGCTGGGCGCTGTACGCCGAAGCCGAGATGGTGCCGTACGAGCCGCTCGACGGGCAGTTGATCGCGTTGCAGTTCCGCCTGCTGCGCGCCTCGCGCGCGATGCTCGACCCGATGCTCAACCTCGGCCTGATCGATCGCGCCAGCGCCGGCAAGCTGCTGCAGGAGCAGGTCGGTTTCTCCGAGGCGATGACCAAGCAGGAACTCGATCGCTACATGTTCAACGCTCCGGGTCAGGCCGGCAGTTATTTTTACGGTTACAGCCGCATCCTGGAGCTGCGCATGCAGACCGAGCTGGCCACCGGCGATCGCTTCGACCGTTTGAAGTTCAACAATTTCCTGCTCGATCAGGGGCTGTTGCCGCCGGCGCTGTTGGCCAAGGCGGTGCAGGAGAACTTCGTGCCGGCGCAGAACAAGACCAAGCGCTGA